From Enhydrobacter sp., the proteins below share one genomic window:
- a CDS encoding undecaprenyl-diphosphate phosphatase: protein MDLPLILKAALIGVIEGLTEFLPVSSTGHIILAAEVLQFEGPPGKVFEIVIQLGAILAICFLYRVKIWQTSMGVVARDRRAMRFAGAVLLAFLPAAIVGVFAHKYIKTVLFSPLVVAVSLIVGGVIILIVERYAQRPRMKSVDEIDFKTATFIGICQCLAMIPGVSRSGATIMAARAFRVDRAAAAEFSFFLAIPTMLGATVYDLYKNWSTLDWSGGVVIAIGFVTAFLSSALVVGAFVRFISRHGFAVFAWYRIALGAIALTLLLSR from the coding sequence ATGGATCTCCCCCTGATCCTGAAGGCCGCGCTGATCGGCGTCATCGAGGGCCTGACAGAGTTCCTGCCGGTCTCGTCGACCGGGCACATCATCCTGGCGGCCGAGGTGCTGCAGTTCGAAGGGCCGCCCGGCAAGGTCTTCGAGATCGTCATCCAGCTTGGCGCCATACTCGCCATCTGCTTCCTCTACAGGGTCAAGATCTGGCAGACGTCGATGGGCGTCGTCGCTCGCGACCGTCGGGCGATGCGCTTCGCCGGAGCGGTTCTGCTGGCCTTCCTGCCGGCCGCCATCGTCGGCGTCTTCGCCCACAAGTACATCAAGACCGTGCTGTTCAGTCCGCTCGTCGTCGCCGTCTCGCTGATCGTGGGTGGTGTCATCATCCTGATCGTCGAGCGCTACGCCCAGCGCCCGCGCATGAAGTCGGTCGACGAGATCGATTTCAAGACCGCGACCTTCATCGGTATCTGTCAATGCCTCGCCATGATTCCCGGCGTGTCGCGGTCCGGCGCCACCATCATGGCCGCGCGGGCCTTTCGCGTGGATCGTGCGGCGGCCGCGGAATTCTCGTTCTTCCTCGCCATCCCCACCATGCTGGGAGCAACCGTCTACGACCTCTACAAGAACTGGTCGACGCTGGACTGGAGTGGCGGGGTCGTCATCGCGATCGGCTTCGTGACGGCGTTCCTGTCGTCGGCGTTGGTCGTTGGCGCGTTCGTGCGTTTCATCAGCCGGCATGGCTTCGCCGTCTTCGCCTGGTATCGGATCGCGCTGGGAGCCATCGCGCTGACGCTGCTTCTCAGCCGCTGA